The Streptomyces venezuelae genomic interval GACGAGATCGACGCCGTCGGACGCCACCGCGGCGCCGGCCTCGGCGGCGGTCACGACGAGCGCGAACAGACCCTCAACCAGCTGCTCGTCGAGATGGACGGCTTCGACGTCAAGGGCGGCGTCATCCTGATCGCCGCCACGAACCGTCCCGACATCCTCGACCCCGCCCTCCTGCGCCCCGGCCGCTTCGACCGGCAGATCGCCGTCGACCGTCCGGACATGCAGGGCCGACTGGAGATCCTCAAGGTCCACCAGAAGGGCAAGCCGGTCGCACCGGACGTCGACCTCGGCGCCGTCGCCCGCCGCACCCCCGGCTTCACCGGCGCGGACCTCTCCAACGTCCTCAACGAGGCGGCGCTCCTCACCGCCCGCAGCGACCAGAAGCTGATCGACAACAAGGCACTGGACGAGGCGATCGACCGAGTGGTCGCGGGCCCGCAGAAGCGGACCCGGATCATGTCGGACAAGGAGAAGAAGATCACCGCGTACCACGAGGGCGGTCACGCCCTGGTCGCGGCGGCCTCGCCGAACTCCGACCCGGTCCACAAGATCACCATCCTGTCCCGCGGCCGTGCCCTGGGCTACACGATGGTGCTCCCGGAAGAGGACAAGTACTCGACCACGCGCAACGAGATGCTCGACCAGCTGGCCTACATGCTGGGCGGGCGCGCGGCCGAGGAACTCGTCTTCCACGACCCGACCACGGGCGCGGCGAACGACATCGAGAAGGCCACCGCCACGGCCCGCGCGATGGTCACGCAGTACGGCATGACCGAGCGTCTCGGCGCCATCAAGTTCGGCGGCGACAACACCGAGCCGTTCCTCGGCCGCGAGATGGCGCACCAGCGCGACTACTCGGAAGAGGTTGCGGCGCTGGTCGACGAAGAGGTCAAGAAGCTCATCGAGACCGCGCACAACGAGGCCTGGGAGATCCTCGTCGAGAACCGTGACCTTCTCGACAACCTGGTCCTCGCGCTGCTCGAGAAGGAGACGCTGGGCAAGGAGGAGATCGCCGAGATCT includes:
- the ftsH gene encoding ATP-dependent zinc metalloprotease FtsH; translated protein: MDVKRYFRGPVMWIVLAVLAVVVLMQVVGSSEGYKTVDTGKVVQAIDKNQVKQAKVTTGDEQIIKIELVDGQKIDNSSKVQASYIGSQGVDVADKLQEKFEAGQIEKGYTVSPTKQSPFVSILLSLLPFVLIVVVFLFLMNQMQGGGSRVMQFGKSKAKLITKDTPKTTFADVAGSDEAVEELHEIKEFLQEPAKFQAVGAKIPKGVLLYGPPGTGKTLLARAVAGEAGVPFYSISGSDFVEMFVGVGASRVRDLFEQAKANAPAIVFVDEIDAVGRHRGAGLGGGHDEREQTLNQLLVEMDGFDVKGGVILIAATNRPDILDPALLRPGRFDRQIAVDRPDMQGRLEILKVHQKGKPVAPDVDLGAVARRTPGFTGADLSNVLNEAALLTARSDQKLIDNKALDEAIDRVVAGPQKRTRIMSDKEKKITAYHEGGHALVAAASPNSDPVHKITILSRGRALGYTMVLPEEDKYSTTRNEMLDQLAYMLGGRAAEELVFHDPTTGAANDIEKATATARAMVTQYGMTERLGAIKFGGDNTEPFLGREMAHQRDYSEEVAALVDEEVKKLIETAHNEAWEILVENRDLLDNLVLALLEKETLGKEEIAEIFAPIVKRPARPAWTGSSRRTPSTRPPVLSPKELALTNSANGTATPAVDTTKGIEIAPVDTPEE